From the genome of Deinococcus sp. AJ005, one region includes:
- a CDS encoding ABC transporter ATP-binding protein, with protein sequence MTAPNPAESAPDVLQQVRHQSENALELRGITKRFPLVLANDDISMQVKWGSVHALCGENGAGKSTLMKIVYGIQPPTSGEIVVDGEVVNFNDPADAIKRGIGMVFQHFMLVETLTVTENVILGAEPTKGGAIDYATSRRKVAELIKQFNFALDPDAIVGELPVGLQQKVEILKTLYRGARILILDEPTAVLTPSETDELFEFLVGQYAASGNAVVFISHKLHEVLQISDRISVIRDGRMIGTIPAEGATTETLAQMMVGREVTLKVEKDAATPGKVALDIQNVVVKGEHRNAVDGVSFQVRAGEIVGIAGVEGNGQSELVEAITGLAQYAGTITYLGKTAKGVREVEASGLSHVPEDRNERGLVLDMTTAENYILGEQDRPPFAGRFGFLNLDVIQKNARDLSEKYDVRPRSASLRAGQYSGGNAQKLIVAREMRKGPKILVASQPTRGVDIGAIEFIHARIVEARDQGLAVLLISADLGEVMNLADRILVMYEGKVVGEVEASKATETGLGLLMTGSSEHGGASGGRSGEVSTTLQKGERQ encoded by the coding sequence CGACGACATTTCCATGCAGGTCAAATGGGGCAGCGTCCACGCGCTGTGCGGCGAGAACGGTGCGGGCAAGAGTACGCTGATGAAAATCGTGTACGGCATTCAGCCGCCCACTTCCGGCGAGATCGTGGTGGACGGCGAGGTGGTCAACTTTAACGATCCCGCCGACGCCATTAAGCGCGGCATCGGCATGGTGTTTCAGCACTTCATGCTGGTGGAAACGCTGACCGTGACCGAGAACGTGATCCTGGGCGCGGAGCCGACCAAAGGCGGGGCCATCGACTACGCCACCTCGCGCCGGAAGGTGGCCGAGCTGATCAAGCAGTTCAACTTTGCGCTGGACCCCGACGCCATCGTGGGGGAGTTGCCTGTGGGGTTGCAGCAGAAGGTGGAAATCCTCAAGACGCTGTACCGGGGCGCGCGCATCCTGATTCTGGACGAGCCGACGGCAGTGCTGACCCCCAGCGAGACCGACGAACTGTTCGAGTTTCTGGTGGGCCAGTACGCGGCCAGCGGCAACGCGGTGGTTTTTATCTCTCACAAGCTGCACGAGGTCTTGCAAATCAGTGACCGCATCAGCGTGATCCGCGACGGGCGCATGATCGGCACCATTCCCGCCGAGGGAGCCACCACCGAGACGCTGGCGCAGATGATGGTGGGCCGCGAGGTCACGTTGAAGGTGGAAAAGGATGCGGCCACGCCCGGCAAGGTTGCCCTGGATATTCAGAACGTGGTGGTGAAAGGCGAACACCGCAACGCCGTGGACGGCGTGAGTTTCCAGGTGCGTGCTGGGGAAATCGTGGGCATCGCGGGCGTGGAGGGCAACGGCCAGAGTGAGCTGGTAGAGGCCATCACTGGACTTGCACAGTACGCCGGCACGATCACCTATCTGGGCAAGACGGCCAAGGGCGTGCGCGAGGTGGAGGCATCGGGCCTGTCACATGTGCCCGAGGACCGCAACGAGCGCGGGCTGGTGCTGGACATGACCACCGCCGAGAATTACATCCTGGGTGAACAGGACCGGCCACCCTTCGCCGGGCGTTTTGGCTTTCTCAATCTGGACGTGATCCAGAAGAACGCCCGTGACCTGAGCGAGAAGTACGATGTGCGCCCCCGCAGCGCCAGCCTGCGCGCCGGGCAGTACAGCGGCGGCAATGCCCAGAAGCTGATCGTGGCCCGCGAGATGCGCAAGGGGCCGAAGATTCTGGTGGCCAGCCAGCCCACGCGTGGGGTGGATATCGGGGCCATCGAATTCATTCACGCCCGCATCGTGGAGGCCCGCGATCAGGGCCTGGCCGTGCTGCTGATCAGCGCCGATCTGGGCGAGGTCATGAATCTGGCGGACCGCATCCTGGTGATGTACGAGGGCAAGGTGGTGGGCGAGGTGGAGGCAAGCAAGGCCACCGAGACGGGTCTGGGCCTGCTGATGACGGGCAGCTCCGAACATGGGGGCGCATCTGGCGGGCGCAGCGGCGAGGTCAGCACGACACTGCAAAAAGGGGAGCGGCAGTAA
- a CDS encoding MalY/PatB family protein, with protein sequence MTQTENLPTYPTLTAAELRHQDSLKWTLYGEDVIPMWIADMDFPVAPAILSALRERLERGLGYHQMMGDQALLSLLCAKLDTHGLKDLPEGGIAMLPGVVPGIYATVAALTQPGEKVLTMTPVYHPFHLSITTQGREVAAVALLDSPDGYGIDWDGMDAAAKDAKLMLLCHPHNPTGRVWTHDELEKLRDLAVRHDLYVLSDELHADLRFTDGAFESFAADQRVQGRTITVTGPCKAFNTAGLGIGVMIGYDAELVKKVRAAAGGLMGHEGALSVTMWQAALRDGGPWLADTVAYLRANRDFLTDYLHQHLPAIKFHPVESTYLAWLDLRDCPHADDIQTFLLEEARVALHDGPTFAPEDFKPQTQGFIRLNFATSREILTEALERMRRALG encoded by the coding sequence ATGACCCAAACGGAGAATCTGCCCACGTATCCCACGCTGACCGCCGCCGAACTGCGTCACCAGGATTCGCTGAAATGGACGCTGTACGGCGAGGACGTGATTCCGATGTGGATCGCCGACATGGATTTCCCGGTGGCTCCCGCCATCCTGTCGGCGTTGCGTGAGCGCCTGGAGCGTGGGCTGGGCTACCACCAGATGATGGGTGACCAGGCGCTGCTCAGTCTGCTGTGCGCCAAGCTGGACACGCATGGTCTGAAGGATTTACCGGAGGGCGGCATCGCCATGCTGCCAGGGGTGGTGCCGGGCATCTACGCCACGGTGGCGGCGTTGACGCAGCCCGGAGAGAAGGTGCTGACCATGACCCCCGTCTATCACCCCTTCCACCTGAGCATCACCACGCAGGGGCGCGAGGTTGCGGCAGTGGCGCTGCTGGACAGCCCCGATGGGTATGGGATCGACTGGGACGGCATGGACGCCGCCGCGAAGGACGCGAAGCTGATGCTGCTGTGCCACCCGCACAACCCCACCGGACGCGTCTGGACCCACGATGAACTGGAGAAACTGCGCGATCTGGCCGTCAGGCATGACCTGTACGTGTTGAGCGACGAATTGCACGCCGATCTGCGTTTCACGGACGGCGCGTTCGAGTCCTTCGCCGCCGATCAACGTGTTCAGGGCCGTACCATCACCGTGACTGGGCCATGTAAGGCGTTCAACACCGCTGGCCTGGGCATCGGCGTGATGATCGGCTATGACGCCGAACTGGTCAAAAAGGTTCGTGCCGCTGCCGGGGGCCTGATGGGCCACGAGGGTGCCCTGAGCGTGACCATGTGGCAGGCCGCCCTGCGTGACGGCGGCCCCTGGCTGGCCGACACGGTGGCCTATCTGCGCGCCAACCGCGACTTCCTGACCGATTACCTGCACCAGCATCTGCCTGCCATCAAGTTTCATCCGGTGGAAAGCACCTATCTGGCGTGGCTGGACCTGCGCGACTGCCCGCATGCCGATGACATCCAGACGTTTCTGCTAGAGGAAGCCAGGGTCGCCCTGCACGACGGCCCCACCTTTGCCCCCGAGGATTTCAAGCCCCAGACGCAGGGCTTCATTCGTCTGAACTTCGCCACCAGCCGCGAAATTCTGACCGAGGCGCTGGAGCGGATGCGCCGGGCGCTCGGGTAA
- a CDS encoding DUF6683 family protein, producing the protein MNDLRRTVLWTVTAAGILMGSGQAQFFTPSFQNYQTFAQRSVGYVAATVKPDFAAMAVQQALRPPATPVKYKYDLARSDFAFKGQPTQQKNCAAMVQKPADQQVMAKLCLDLFSAAQTIPDLRRNNLAAGLTLLLSVSLQAQTGSELSDAETNALQRGLNDILVDSGVMKGKQADIQAIYETSVMTGALIAGIAQTGAEDGQPELTDLAKVLAAVVLKGMKLN; encoded by the coding sequence ATGAACGATCTGCGGCGGACAGTGTTGTGGACGGTAACGGCGGCAGGAATCCTGATGGGCAGCGGCCAGGCCCAGTTTTTCACGCCCTCGTTTCAGAATTACCAGACCTTTGCGCAGCGTTCGGTGGGCTATGTGGCCGCCACCGTCAAACCTGACTTCGCGGCGATGGCGGTTCAGCAGGCGCTGAGACCCCCGGCCACGCCCGTCAAGTACAAATATGACCTTGCCCGGAGTGATTTCGCCTTCAAGGGCCAACCCACCCAGCAAAAGAACTGCGCCGCGATGGTGCAAAAGCCCGCCGATCAGCAGGTGATGGCCAAGCTGTGCCTCGATCTGTTCAGCGCGGCCCAGACCATTCCCGATCTCCGCAGGAACAATCTGGCCGCTGGCCTGACGCTCCTGCTCAGCGTCAGCCTTCAGGCGCAGACCGGGAGCGAACTCAGCGACGCCGAAACCAACGCCCTCCAGCGCGGACTCAATGACATTCTGGTGGACTCCGGCGTCATGAAGGGCAAACAGGCCGACATTCAGGCCATCTACGAGACCTCGGTGATGACTGGCGCGCTGATCGCCGGAATCGCCCAGACCGGCGCAGAGGACGGCCAGCCGGAACTGACCGATCTGGCAAAGGTTCTGGCCGCCGTGGTTCTGAAAGGCATGAAGCTGAATTAG
- the hisG gene encoding ATP phosphoribosyltransferase → MTPAPLRAPDHLTLALPKGRILEEAIALLSRAGLPLTLPEKSRALRHEFPGITVLELRNQDVPVYVDLGVADAGIVGKDVLTESGREVYEPVDLRFAACRLSLIREVGATAPLVRVGTKYPRIARAYLNARGIPAEVVKLGGNIELAALTGLAEAVIDLVQTGSTLQANNLEEQDVLFESSARLIVNRAALKLRRERLRPLIERLRELVGDQPLS, encoded by the coding sequence ATGACCCCCGCCCCCCTGCGCGCCCCCGATCACCTGACGCTGGCGCTGCCCAAGGGCCGCATTCTGGAAGAGGCCATCGCGCTGCTGTCCAGGGCAGGTCTTCCCCTGACGCTGCCGGAAAAGTCCCGCGCCCTGCGCCATGAATTCCCAGGCATCACCGTGCTGGAACTGCGAAATCAGGACGTGCCCGTGTACGTCGATCTGGGCGTGGCCGACGCCGGGATCGTGGGCAAGGATGTGCTGACCGAGTCCGGGCGCGAGGTCTACGAACCCGTCGATCTGCGCTTCGCCGCCTGCCGCCTGTCGCTGATCCGCGAGGTGGGGGCGACTGCGCCCCTGGTGCGGGTGGGGACCAAGTACCCGCGCATCGCCCGCGCCTACCTGAACGCGCGCGGCATTCCCGCCGAGGTGGTCAAGCTGGGCGGTAACATCGAACTGGCCGCCCTGACGGGACTGGCCGAGGCCGTGATTGATCTGGTTCAGACCGGCAGCACGTTGCAGGCCAACAATCTGGAGGAACAGGACGTGCTGTTTGAATCCAGCGCCCGCCTGATCGTCAACCGCGCGGCGCTGAAGTTGCGGCGCGAGCGGCTGCGCCCATTGATTGAGCGGCTGCGGGAACTGGTGGGAGATCAGCCTCTCTCCTGA
- the hisZ gene encoding ATP phosphoribosyltransferase regulatory subunit, with the protein MPPVSSPARLPSAPPSASIPEGTRDVLPPEWEQREALRVRLSGLFGSWGYRGVEVPALEYADARHPQDARAFKLIDSGGQVLALRSEFTTAIGRMVRSRFAAGPFPLRLHYSGRLWLRALTSELGRLREFGQTGVELIGIEGARADAELLHLAAAALKTVGVSAELEVGFPGFVDAVLEDAALHGPAREALHGAVDRKSGADIDLLSSQHGLSGEVTRTLHALTDLYGGPEVLDAASKLAQGTRARAAVAHLQEVSALYDGNLLYDLGASRRYDYYTGLTFRAYAAGLNQPVLGGGRYTLDSGSNGGLPGAGFAVGLERLLRAAAPQLPPQPEVVLALDAAGAEAARDAGLCAELAWTDDLDGLRRYSAERGIHRWARGSELFDAEVQP; encoded by the coding sequence ATGCCTCCCGTGAGTTCGCCTGCCCGCCTGCCGTCTGCCCCACCGTCCGCCTCCATTCCCGAGGGCACACGCGACGTGCTGCCCCCCGAATGGGAACAGCGCGAGGCCCTGCGCGTCCGCCTTTCGGGGTTGTTCGGAAGCTGGGGCTACCGGGGCGTGGAGGTTCCGGCGCTGGAATACGCCGACGCCCGCCACCCACAGGATGCCCGCGCCTTCAAACTGATTGATTCGGGTGGGCAGGTGCTGGCGCTGCGTAGCGAGTTCACCACCGCGATTGGCCGAATGGTGCGCTCGCGCTTTGCGGCTGGCCCGTTTCCGCTGCGGCTGCATTACAGCGGGCGGCTGTGGCTGCGCGCACTGACCAGCGAGCTGGGCCGCTTGCGTGAATTTGGGCAGACCGGCGTGGAACTGATTGGGATTGAAGGCGCGCGCGCCGACGCTGAACTGCTGCATCTGGCGGCGGCAGCGCTGAAAACAGTAGGCGTGAGTGCCGAGCTGGAAGTCGGCTTTCCCGGCTTCGTGGACGCCGTGCTGGAGGACGCGGCCCTGCACGGCCCCGCCCGCGAGGCGCTGCACGGCGCGGTGGACCGCAAGAGCGGCGCGGACATCGATCTGCTGTCGTCCCAGCACGGCCTGTCGGGCGAGGTCACACGCACCCTGCACGCCCTGACCGATCTGTACGGTGGCCCGGAAGTGCTGGACGCCGCCTCAAAGCTGGCGCAGGGCACGCGGGCGCGGGCAGCAGTGGCACACTTGCAAGAGGTCTCGGCACTGTATGACGGCAACCTGCTGTATGACCTGGGAGCCAGCCGCCGCTACGACTACTACACCGGCCTGACCTTCCGCGCCTACGCGGCGGGGCTGAATCAGCCGGTGCTGGGCGGGGGCCGCTACACGCTGGACAGCGGTTCAAATGGGGGTCTGCCGGGTGCAGGCTTCGCGGTAGGCCTGGAACGCCTGCTGCGCGCCGCCGCCCCGCAGTTGCCCCCTCAGCCCGAAGTGGTCCTGGCGCTGGACGCGGCTGGAGCCGAGGCCGCGCGTGACGCTGGCCTGTGCGCCGAACTGGCCTGGACCGACGATCTGGACGGGTTGCGGCGCTATTCGGCAGAACGGGGCATTCACCGCTGGGCACGCGGATCGGAACTGTTTGATGCGGAGGTGCAGCCATGA
- a CDS encoding YitT family protein yields the protein MTASAPLARLVRPSRLARFVLLLTGLFLYGLSLRMMLDANVGTAPWEVLHVGVTRHLPLTVGVVSILTGAVIVAFTALRLKERIGLGTVLNVVLIGVFLDLLAPLIPNPVAWGWQWVQFLLGVGLLGFATGAYVAAGLGAGPRDGLTLALNRLTGWPVPRIRSVVEVAVLLVGWALGGPLGWGTLVFALTVGPAMGWGLGLFGVGKKA from the coding sequence GTGACGGCCTCCGCACCGCTGGCCCGGCTGGTCCGCCCCTCGCGGCTGGCCCGCTTTGTCCTGCTCCTCACGGGCCTGTTCCTGTACGGCCTGAGCCTGCGGATGATGCTCGACGCCAACGTGGGAACCGCCCCCTGGGAAGTGCTGCACGTCGGCGTGACCCGACACCTGCCGCTGACGGTGGGCGTGGTCAGCATCCTGACCGGGGCGGTGATCGTGGCTTTCACGGCGCTGCGTCTGAAAGAACGCATCGGCCTGGGCACCGTGTTGAACGTGGTGTTGATCGGTGTCTTTCTGGATCTGCTGGCCCCACTGATTCCCAACCCCGTGGCGTGGGGCTGGCAGTGGGTGCAGTTTTTGCTGGGCGTGGGGCTGCTGGGCTTTGCCACCGGGGCCTACGTTGCTGCGGGTCTGGGCGCTGGCCCACGCGACGGCCTGACGCTGGCGCTGAACCGCCTGACGGGCTGGCCCGTGCCGCGCATCCGCAGTGTGGTAGAAGTGGCGGTGCTGCTCGTCGGCTGGGCGCTGGGCGGACCGCTGGGCTGGGGCACGCTGGTCTTTGCCCTGACAGTGGGTCCGGCGATGGGCTGGGGCCTGGGCCTGTTCGGGGTAGGGAAGAAGGCATAG